Proteins from a genomic interval of Bradyrhizobium sp. CCGB01:
- a CDS encoding CaiB/BaiF CoA-transferase family protein, protein MTATGPLSGIRVLDLTSVLFGPYAAQMLGDWGADVIKVEPPAGDTWRYTGVFRNRGMSGQFMAVNRNKRSLALDLKHPDGKAALAKLIRTVDALVTNVRPAAMARLGFGYEACAKLNPRLIYAAATGFGQDGPWAARPAFDEIIQAASGLASSIGSDEEPEFIPSLVGDKICAMAMVGAVSAALFRRERTGQGQMVEVPMLETIAGFNSIEMLGGHAFDPPIGPTGYKRMKNRRPVQTKDGWLTMLPYSGDNWCAFFEAVGRPELSDELGVRDPVLRSQNIDKIYDRMSEIGPTRTTAEWEELLLRLDVPHTAFARLTEIGEQPHLAAVGLFADIDHPTEGRIRQARPATKFSESPAGIHRMAPRLGEHSREVLREAGLSEAEIQAFVDSKAVGVAS, encoded by the coding sequence TCGGTGACTGGGGCGCCGATGTCATCAAGGTCGAGCCGCCCGCCGGCGACACCTGGCGCTACACCGGCGTGTTCCGGAATCGCGGCATGAGCGGCCAATTCATGGCAGTCAACCGCAACAAGCGCAGCCTCGCGCTCGATCTGAAACATCCGGACGGCAAGGCCGCGCTGGCGAAGCTGATCCGGACGGTCGACGCGCTCGTCACCAATGTGCGGCCTGCGGCGATGGCGCGGCTCGGCTTCGGCTATGAAGCCTGCGCAAAACTCAACCCGCGGCTGATCTATGCTGCCGCGACCGGCTTCGGCCAGGACGGCCCGTGGGCGGCGCGCCCCGCCTTCGACGAGATCATCCAGGCCGCGTCAGGCCTGGCGTCCTCGATCGGATCGGACGAGGAGCCGGAATTCATCCCGAGCCTCGTCGGCGACAAGATCTGCGCCATGGCGATGGTCGGCGCGGTGTCCGCGGCTCTGTTCCGGCGCGAGCGAACCGGGCAGGGCCAGATGGTCGAGGTGCCGATGCTGGAGACGATCGCGGGCTTCAACAGCATCGAGATGCTTGGCGGGCACGCCTTTGATCCGCCGATCGGCCCGACCGGCTACAAGCGGATGAAGAACCGGCGCCCGGTGCAGACCAAGGACGGCTGGCTGACGATGCTGCCTTATTCCGGGGACAATTGGTGCGCCTTCTTCGAGGCCGTCGGCCGCCCCGAACTAAGCGACGAGCTCGGCGTGCGCGATCCGGTGCTGCGCTCGCAAAACATCGACAAGATCTACGACCGCATGAGCGAGATCGGTCCGACCCGCACCACGGCGGAGTGGGAGGAATTGCTGCTGCGGCTGGATGTGCCGCACACGGCCTTCGCCCGGCTCACCGAGATCGGCGAGCAGCCGCATCTCGCGGCGGTCGGGCTGTTTGCGGATATCGATCATCCCACCGAAGGACGGATCCGGCAGGCGCGGCCCGCGACGAAGTTCTCGGAAAGCCCGGCCGGCATCCATCGCATGGCGCCGCGCCTCGGCGAGCACTCGCGCGAGGTGCTCCGCGAGGCCGGCCTGAGCGAGGCCGAAATCCAGGCGTTCGTCGACAGCAAGGCGGTTGGTGTCGCCTCTTGA